The sequence below is a genomic window from Uranotaenia lowii strain MFRU-FL chromosome 2, ASM2978415v1, whole genome shotgun sequence.
tctaggaatcaggGGTAACACGAATGCTCTTTTGCCAGTTATCTTGCTAATCGGAACCAGTTCTTGCGAACAATCCAAACTGCATGTTCGATTTCCCCAGGGCAGTAATCTAGTGTTTCTTCTCTCCATTCTATAAGTGAACGATTTGTACAAACTACGTTTGCATGGTAAGCCTAAACTGTTTGTTGACGATACATCGTTGTCATACGAACACTCCGATGTTAGGACAATAATTCCCCGGATGACAACGAATTTGGAAAAGTTGAAAGCTTACTTCAATGCCAACCTCCTTTAACATAACCTGGATAAGACCAAGTACGTCATCTTTAGCTCAACCAATCGGCTCTCTTCCTACCATGACCACTTCCATCACAAAACCACCCCCCTACAgctaaaagtttataaaaatagaAGAGAATTGTAGAAAAGAAAATTGTCTAATCCaagcattgtaaaatttttggaataatattgaaagaaaaaaaaaatttatgtgaggAGGATATATGCCTTCGGGAGATTAGTTGGAAAAGAAGACTCCCGGAAGGTTTTTTTCCTgcttaattacaaaaaaaagatataattACCCTTTAGAATCCAAGGTATTTCTCTCTGGAAATTCACAGAAGTTGTTTTTTGTGAtaagataacaatttttttttacaaaaaaggacattgatgaaaatgtttgatttatctaacaaaatatttgaaggcaaatttttatcttatcatttttgacaaacttcggttagatttttttttatcaatccagCATCTTTATCACATAAATGGCTAggtatatgaaaatatttttttagaacggCAAACTATATGGCACCATGTTTTATGaggtttaaaaaatcatgatcgtaAGAAGCGGTTAGAAGATCCTGTGTTCTAATTATTACTTCTAGGATGATTTGAACTaacaagctttttttaaaaaccagCCACGTTTTCATACAGAACATATTGAAAATTCAGGATTTGTACACCAGGTCTTTGGAAAAAGTTTCACAAATTCTATGGAAAACGGTTCAAAACGATGCTAACAAATgcattaatgaaaaatcttgtgtgctatttacaaaacaaaacgaaatatATTTCGATCTTTAACAGTTTAGAACAATCCCCAGCCCTTCTTTTCGTGATGATGTTCCTTGACCTTGATGGTCACCGGAACATGCTTCTCGACGTAAACTGGCTTCTGGATGTAGACCGGGACGGGTTTCTCGACATGAACTGCGTACGGTTTCGGCACTTCGACGTACTCCTTGTGGACAACTGGCACTTTGACCTCGACTGGATATGGAACTGGACGATCGACGTGGTATGGAACCTTCTTTTCGACGACATACGGGATCTTCTTCTCAACGATCACTGGGACCTTCTTCTCGACCTCGACCGGGTAGGGAACCTTCACTGGAACGGCGACATGCTTCTCGACCTCCACTGGATATGGAACTGGGACTTTCTTGGTGATCGTTGTCACCTTCTTGACTTCCTTGTGACCCAGATGATCGAAGTGATGATGGTTGTAGTTGTCCAATTCCAGACCATGATGGTTTTCGTACGATCCCAATTCCCACAGGCCACGTTTGTCCTTCTTGGCGGA
It includes:
- the LOC129749721 gene encoding titin-like, giving the protein MKVFVVLSMALAIASAAAVDESAKKDKRGLWELGSYENHHGLELDNYNHHHFDHLGHKEVKKVTTITKKVPVPYPVEVEKHVAVPVKVPYPVEVEKKVPVIVEKKIPYVVEKKVPYHVDRPVPYPVEVKVPVVHKEYVEVPKPYAVHVEKPVPVYIQKPVYVEKHVPVTIKVKEHHHEKKGWGLF